A window from Mycobacterium saskatchewanense encodes these proteins:
- a CDS encoding LLM class flavin-dependent oxidoreductase — MLLTVLRFNFASPHGDARTQSRLLSAALELAQWGESHGITSISVDEHHATGHGWSCNPILAAAMFLARTSTLIASVDCALGPLWNPVRLAEDIALVDNMSHGRLHTTVGLGYRTVEYESLRADFDRRGELMDNLLERMLSVWSGTNGDAGICTGTWTRPHPPLYVGGGARVTARRAARFRLPLSLADHLPEVAAYYRELCAQAGLTPFILMPGPVNHGMVYLHEDPERAWAELGEHILWEAVTYGGWSTDQRSLMHLPGVRTLDEVKASGRYRFLTPEELIAEIRDAGDYGPLVMHPLVGGMPIDEAWKSVQLLTDKVLPALG, encoded by the coding sequence ATGCTCCTGACGGTACTGCGCTTCAACTTCGCCTCCCCACACGGTGACGCACGCACCCAGAGCCGGCTACTCTCGGCCGCACTCGAACTGGCGCAGTGGGGCGAGTCGCACGGCATCACCTCGATCAGCGTCGACGAGCACCACGCGACGGGACACGGGTGGAGCTGCAACCCGATCCTGGCCGCGGCCATGTTCCTCGCCCGCACGTCCACGCTGATCGCCAGCGTGGACTGCGCGCTGGGGCCCTTGTGGAATCCGGTGCGGCTCGCCGAGGACATCGCCCTCGTCGACAACATGAGCCACGGTCGGTTGCACACCACCGTGGGGCTTGGCTACCGCACGGTCGAATACGAATCGCTAAGAGCCGATTTCGACCGGCGCGGCGAGCTGATGGACAACCTCCTCGAGCGCATGCTCTCGGTCTGGTCAGGCACCAACGGGGACGCCGGCATCTGCACCGGCACATGGACGCGGCCGCACCCGCCGCTGTACGTCGGTGGTGGCGCGCGCGTCACCGCGCGCCGCGCGGCCCGATTCCGGCTGCCGCTCAGCCTCGCCGACCACCTGCCCGAGGTCGCCGCATACTACCGCGAGCTCTGTGCGCAGGCCGGCCTGACGCCGTTCATCCTCATGCCCGGGCCGGTCAACCACGGCATGGTCTACCTGCACGAAGACCCAGAGCGCGCATGGGCGGAGCTCGGTGAGCACATCCTTTGGGAGGCAGTCACTTACGGCGGGTGGTCGACCGATCAGCGGTCCCTCATGCACCTGCCCGGTGTCCGCACCCTGGATGAGGTCAAAGCCTCGGGACGATACCGGTTCCTCACGCCCGAGGAGCTCATCGCCGAAATTCGGGACGCGGGCGACTACGGCCCGCTCGTCATGCACCCGCTCGTCGGGGGCATGCCCATCGACGAAGCGTGGAAGTCGGTGCAGCTGCTCACCGACAAGGTCCTGCCCGCCCTCGGGTGA
- a CDS encoding VOC family protein → MAPALRPEDFYHTGIVVPDLDAAMARLSALAGYRWITPTSYTLPFRTATESRELTSTFVYSLQAPHVELIQEVPGSPWTATPGNAIHHLGYFTDDLSGTARSLEEHGFAFEATADVSPPGLALFAYYVDSFGTRIEIVDRALFPDFDAFLRSLAPEG, encoded by the coding sequence ATGGCACCCGCACTGCGGCCCGAGGACTTCTACCACACCGGCATCGTCGTGCCCGACCTCGACGCGGCGATGGCCCGCCTGAGCGCGCTGGCCGGCTACCGCTGGATCACCCCGACGAGCTACACGCTGCCGTTCCGCACCGCGACCGAAAGCCGGGAACTCACTTCGACATTCGTGTATTCGCTACAGGCCCCGCACGTCGAGCTGATCCAGGAGGTCCCCGGCAGCCCGTGGACGGCGACCCCGGGCAATGCCATCCATCACCTCGGCTACTTCACCGACGACCTGAGCGGCACCGCGCGCTCGCTCGAGGAGCACGGTTTCGCCTTCGAAGCCACCGCCGACGTCTCGCCGCCCGGCCTCGCGCTGTTCGCCTACTACGTCGACAGCTTCGGGACCCGCATCGAAATCGTCGATAGGGCACTATTTCCCGACTTCGACGCCTTCCTCCGGTCGCTGGCGCCGGAGGGCTGA
- a CDS encoding SDR family NAD(P)-dependent oxidoreductase, with protein sequence MTARVSFDFTGTTALVTGGTSGIGHTTAVLFRDAGAEVAVTGTKPAASEYDSDLSGMAYHQLQITDKGSVDALAERFERLDVLINNAGANFPGGIDESKPDGFEASVAVNLTGPYRLTVGLYRALRASTAPGGASVVNLASMSALRAVPLVPGYGAAKAGVVDVTRNLAVKWAGKGIRVNAVAPGTIDTPMTAPMHAAPELVESELAHIPLRRLGFAGEIAPTIAFLCTEQSSYTSGALFVVDGASDCV encoded by the coding sequence ATGACCGCGCGGGTCAGCTTCGACTTCACCGGCACCACGGCACTGGTCACCGGCGGCACCAGTGGCATCGGGCACACCACGGCGGTGCTGTTCCGGGATGCCGGGGCCGAGGTGGCCGTCACCGGCACCAAACCCGCGGCGTCGGAATACGACTCGGATCTGTCAGGCATGGCGTATCACCAGCTGCAGATCACCGACAAGGGGTCGGTCGACGCACTGGCCGAACGCTTCGAGCGCCTTGACGTGTTGATCAACAACGCGGGCGCGAACTTTCCCGGAGGCATCGACGAATCGAAGCCGGACGGCTTCGAGGCATCGGTCGCGGTCAATCTCACAGGACCCTACCGGCTGACGGTCGGCCTCTATCGCGCGCTGAGGGCGTCCACCGCGCCCGGGGGCGCGAGCGTGGTGAACCTGGCGTCGATGTCGGCGTTGCGCGCCGTCCCACTCGTGCCCGGCTACGGTGCCGCCAAGGCCGGGGTCGTGGACGTCACGCGGAACCTCGCGGTCAAGTGGGCGGGCAAGGGAATCCGCGTGAACGCGGTGGCGCCCGGAACGATCGACACCCCGATGACCGCGCCCATGCACGCGGCGCCCGAACTGGTGGAGTCGGAGCTGGCTCACATCCCACTGCGCCGCCTAGGCTTCGCCGGTGAGATCGCACCGACGATCGCATTCCTGTGCACCGAACAGAGCAGCTACACCAGCGGGGCGCTGTTCGTGGTCGACGGCGCGTCGGACTGCGTCTGA
- a CDS encoding MBL fold metallo-hydrolase — translation MSTEAQQFEPIYRSRPGADAMRPAAAEAAEPIAPGLWCSPGLSNSYLLTTDDGRVIVNTGMGFEGPVHRANFDAVDPSPVRYVIFTQGHVDHVGGLDSVRDPDTKVVAQKNWTSWRDDNERLIPYRAARSAFAFADTLGEGIRAIQRRLGTTRLPGQSVPVVDIEFEDTLTLEPGGRRLELVSVPGGETTDSLVVWLPDERICLCGNTFGPVFGHIPNLVTIRGDRYRDALTAVAAVERVRDLRPDLLVTGHFEPIAGAERIHAELTRLRDAIKYVHDETVAGMNAGTDVRTLMREITLPAECEVGQGYGKVAWDVRAIWENYSGWFHHTSTTELYPVGFDSVAADLLDLAGADALLTRAREHLAAGRPLQAIHLAELVPPDHPLARDVLRQAHEKLLTESENFWETAWLKHQVARNS, via the coding sequence ATGAGTACCGAAGCGCAGCAGTTCGAACCGATCTATCGCAGCCGGCCGGGCGCCGACGCCATGCGCCCGGCGGCCGCCGAGGCGGCGGAGCCGATAGCCCCTGGGCTGTGGTGCTCGCCGGGCCTGTCGAACTCGTATCTGCTGACCACGGACGACGGGCGGGTCATCGTCAACACCGGGATGGGTTTCGAGGGGCCGGTGCACCGGGCCAACTTCGACGCCGTCGACCCCTCGCCGGTGCGCTACGTGATCTTCACGCAAGGCCACGTGGACCACGTCGGCGGCCTGGACAGCGTGCGCGACCCCGACACCAAGGTTGTGGCGCAGAAGAATTGGACGTCGTGGCGCGACGACAACGAGCGCCTCATCCCGTACCGTGCCGCCCGCAGCGCGTTCGCGTTCGCCGATACGCTTGGCGAGGGCATCCGGGCGATCCAGCGGCGGCTCGGGACGACGCGGCTGCCGGGCCAGAGCGTCCCCGTCGTCGACATCGAATTCGAGGACACCCTTACCCTGGAGCCGGGCGGTCGGCGGCTGGAGCTGGTCTCGGTGCCGGGCGGGGAGACCACGGACTCACTGGTGGTGTGGCTACCCGACGAGCGGATCTGCTTGTGTGGAAACACTTTCGGCCCGGTCTTCGGCCACATTCCCAATCTGGTCACCATTCGCGGTGACCGGTATCGCGACGCGTTGACGGCCGTCGCGGCGGTGGAACGGGTGCGCGACCTGCGACCCGACCTCCTGGTGACGGGCCACTTCGAGCCGATCGCGGGTGCCGAGCGCATCCACGCCGAGCTGACCCGGCTGCGCGACGCGATCAAGTACGTGCACGACGAGACCGTCGCCGGGATGAACGCGGGCACGGACGTCAGGACGCTGATGCGGGAGATCACGCTGCCGGCGGAATGTGAAGTGGGACAGGGCTACGGCAAGGTCGCCTGGGACGTGCGGGCCATCTGGGAGAACTACTCCGGCTGGTTCCACCACACGTCGACCACCGAGCTCTATCCGGTCGGATTCGACTCCGTGGCCGCCGACCTTTTGGACCTGGCCGGCGCCGACGCCCTGCTGACACGGGCGCGGGAACACCTCGCCGCCGGCCGCCCCCTACAGGCGATTCATCTGGCCGAACTGGTTCCCCCGGACCACCCACTCGCCCGCGACGTCCTGCGGCAGGCCCACGAGAAGCTCCTGACCGAGAGCGAGAACTTCTGGGAGACCGCCTGGCTCAAGCACCAGGTGGCGAGGAACTCATGA
- a CDS encoding sulfotransferase family protein — MGSALDDIHFDDLTSPELTDIQRQILDYTESKQIRLDLDRMLAEAIEQAGVGDDLGDTDGFGDRLAAHVAAIEADEGLTQLTRGSLRQRVVRLLRNRLSLTEVLKRYPEIESIPIEQPFIVVGMPRSGTTHLVNLIAADPRRRALPYWESQEPLPARGDGPGISGVDPRYARAKSEHDALMASAPVVAAMHDRFPEAIEEEVELLDLDLAAYVLEWHARVPGWRDYYLALDQCRHYAYLKKVLQALTFLRGPRTWVLKSPQHCEQLGPLMATFPDATVAFTHRDPVAVIQSAVTMMAYSDRLRRRSIDAPWLVDYWSDRVYRLLSACVRDRDLVPADRSLDVGFQQLNGNEMAVLDTLYERGGVALTPKVRERFERYLAGNPRGKHGRVRYDLQRHFGVSAEELRARFDFYFDRFDVRPEA; from the coding sequence GTGGGTTCTGCGCTTGACGACATCCACTTCGACGATCTGACGTCCCCCGAGCTGACCGACATTCAACGTCAGATCCTGGACTACACGGAAAGCAAACAGATCCGGTTGGACCTTGACCGCATGCTCGCGGAGGCCATCGAGCAGGCGGGTGTGGGTGACGACCTCGGCGACACGGACGGGTTCGGCGACCGCCTCGCCGCGCACGTCGCCGCGATCGAGGCCGACGAGGGCCTGACCCAGTTGACCCGCGGCTCGCTGCGCCAGCGGGTGGTACGCCTGCTGCGCAACCGGCTGTCGCTGACCGAAGTACTCAAGCGCTATCCCGAGATCGAATCGATCCCGATCGAGCAGCCCTTCATCGTCGTGGGGATGCCGCGCTCCGGCACGACGCATCTGGTGAACCTGATCGCCGCCGACCCACGCCGGCGCGCCCTGCCGTACTGGGAGAGCCAGGAACCCCTGCCCGCACGGGGTGACGGTCCCGGCATCTCCGGCGTCGATCCGCGTTACGCGCGGGCCAAGTCCGAGCATGACGCACTCATGGCGAGCGCCCCCGTGGTCGCCGCCATGCACGACCGGTTCCCCGAGGCGATCGAGGAGGAGGTCGAGCTCCTGGACCTCGACCTGGCCGCCTACGTCTTGGAATGGCATGCGCGGGTGCCGGGTTGGCGCGACTACTACCTGGCGCTCGACCAGTGCCGGCACTACGCGTACCTGAAGAAGGTGTTGCAGGCGCTGACGTTCCTGCGCGGCCCGCGCACCTGGGTCCTCAAGAGCCCGCAGCACTGCGAGCAACTCGGCCCGCTGATGGCGACCTTTCCCGACGCCACGGTGGCCTTCACCCATCGCGACCCGGTCGCGGTCATCCAGTCGGCGGTCACCATGATGGCCTACTCGGATCGCCTGCGGCGCAGGAGCATCGACGCGCCGTGGCTGGTGGACTACTGGAGCGATCGCGTGTACCGGCTCTTGAGCGCGTGTGTCCGCGACCGCGACCTCGTGCCCGCCGACCGGAGCCTTGACGTCGGCTTTCAGCAGCTCAACGGCAATGAAATGGCAGTGCTGGATACGCTTTACGAGCGCGGGGGCGTGGCGCTGACGCCGAAGGTGCGCGAGCGGTTCGAACGGTACCTGGCCGGGAATCCGCGCGGCAAGCACGGCCGCGTCCGGTACGACCTGCAGCGGCACTTCGGGGTGTCCGCCGAGGAATTGCGCGCCCGTTTCGACTTCTATTTCGACCGGTTCGACGTCCGCCCCGAGGCATGA
- a CDS encoding DUF2237 family protein has product MSDRNVLGGPLEPCGNEPLTGYYRDGCCSTGPEDLGRHTICAVMTAEFLEHQRSIGNDLLTPVPEYRFPGLLPGDRWCVTAVNWLRAHEDGCAAPVVLASTHERTLEVVPLEALLQHKVDVPDDLANL; this is encoded by the coding sequence GTGTCCGATCGCAACGTCTTGGGCGGCCCGCTCGAACCGTGCGGCAACGAACCACTCACCGGTTACTACCGCGACGGGTGCTGCTCGACGGGACCCGAGGATCTGGGGCGACACACCATCTGTGCGGTGATGACCGCTGAATTCCTCGAGCATCAGCGATCCATCGGCAACGACCTCTTGACGCCGGTCCCCGAGTATCGCTTCCCCGGGTTGCTACCGGGCGACCGCTGGTGCGTCACCGCCGTCAACTGGCTGCGGGCCCACGAGGACGGATGCGCCGCGCCGGTGGTGCTGGCGTCCACGCACGAGCGCACGCTCGAGGTGGTGCCGCTCGAAGCGCTGCTGCAACACAAGGTCGACGTGCCCGACGATCTGGCCAACCTGTAG
- a CDS encoding cellulase family glycosylhydrolase — translation MHRRTALKLPLLLAAGAAMVQAPRGGAEPAPRSSGEITRWSPDRANRWYQAQGWLVGANYIPSNAINQLEMFQPGTYDPRRINTELGWAKSYGFNSVRVFLHDQLWAQDPRGFQSRLGQFVGIAASHGIRPLFVFFDSCWDPLPKIGPQRAPRPGVHNSGWVQSPGAERLGDPDYARVLHDYVTSVLTQFRNDNRVLGWDLWNEPDNPARVYAKVERKDKLERVAELLPQVFRWARAVDPSQPLTSGVWRGGDQGEQGGRSPISDIQLSNADVITFHSYAEPAGFESRIAELAPLGRPIICTEYMARPQGSTVESILPVAKRHNVGAFNWGLVAGKTQTYFPWDSWDHPYTSVPKVWFHDLLQPDGRPFRDSEAQTARTLAGSPS, via the coding sequence GTGCACCGTCGAACCGCGCTGAAGCTGCCGCTGCTGCTGGCAGCGGGCGCGGCCATGGTGCAGGCGCCCCGCGGGGGCGCGGAACCGGCACCCCGCTCGTCCGGGGAGATCACCCGGTGGTCGCCCGACCGGGCGAATCGGTGGTACCAGGCCCAGGGTTGGCTGGTCGGCGCGAACTACATCCCGTCCAACGCGATCAACCAGCTCGAGATGTTCCAGCCCGGCACCTACGACCCCCGGCGCATCAATACCGAGCTCGGGTGGGCGAAGTCGTACGGCTTCAATAGCGTGCGGGTCTTCCTGCACGACCAGCTCTGGGCGCAGGACCCGCGCGGGTTTCAAAGCCGCCTCGGTCAGTTCGTCGGGATCGCGGCGAGCCACGGCATCCGGCCACTGTTCGTCTTCTTCGACTCCTGTTGGGACCCGCTGCCCAAGATCGGGCCGCAGCGGGCGCCGCGGCCGGGCGTCCACAACTCCGGGTGGGTGCAGAGTCCCGGCGCGGAACGGCTCGGCGACCCCGACTACGCCCGCGTCCTGCACGACTATGTCACCAGCGTCCTGACCCAATTCCGTAACGACAACCGGGTCCTGGGCTGGGACCTGTGGAACGAACCCGACAACCCCGCCCGCGTGTACGCCAAGGTGGAGCGCAAAGACAAGTTGGAACGCGTGGCGGAGCTGCTGCCGCAGGTGTTCCGCTGGGCGCGCGCCGTCGATCCCAGCCAGCCGCTGACCAGCGGCGTGTGGCGCGGCGGCGACCAGGGCGAGCAGGGCGGCCGCAGCCCGATCAGCGATATCCAGCTCAGCAACGCCGACGTGATCACGTTCCACTCCTATGCCGAGCCCGCCGGCTTCGAGTCCCGGATCGCCGAGCTCGCGCCGCTGGGGCGGCCGATCATCTGCACGGAGTACATGGCCCGGCCGCAGGGCAGCACCGTCGAATCGATCCTGCCGGTGGCGAAGCGGCATAACGTCGGCGCCTTCAACTGGGGTCTGGTCGCCGGGAAGACGCAGACCTACTTCCCCTGGGACTCGTGGGACCACCCGTATACGTCGGTTCCGAAGGTGTGGTTCCACGACCTGCTGCAGCCCGACGGGCGGCCGTTCCGGGACAGCGAGGCGCAAACCGCGCGGACGCTGGCCGGCAGCCCCTCCTGA
- a CDS encoding nucleoside deaminase — translation MTASAAEPGADEDLIRSALAVAATAGPRDVPVGAVVIGPDGTELARAVNAREALGDPTAHAEILAMRAAARALGDGWRLEGTTLAVTLEPCTMCAGAVVLARVERLVFGAWEPKTGAVGSLWDVVRDRRLNHRPQVRGGVLADECAAPLEEFFARQRLG, via the coding sequence GTGACCGCAAGCGCGGCGGAGCCGGGCGCTGACGAAGACCTGATCCGCTCGGCATTGGCGGTCGCCGCGACGGCGGGTCCGCGCGATGTGCCCGTCGGCGCGGTGGTCATCGGCCCCGACGGAACCGAACTCGCCCGCGCGGTGAACGCCCGTGAGGCGCTGGGCGACCCGACCGCGCACGCCGAGATCCTGGCGATGCGGGCGGCGGCCCGCGCGCTCGGCGACGGCTGGCGCCTGGAGGGCACCACGCTGGCGGTCACTCTCGAACCGTGCACCATGTGCGCGGGTGCGGTGGTGCTGGCGCGCGTCGAACGGCTGGTGTTCGGCGCGTGGGAGCCGAAGACCGGGGCGGTCGGGTCGCTGTGGGACGTCGTGCGTGACCGCCGCCTCAATCACCGACCGCAGGTGCGGGGCGGGGTACTGGCCGACGAGTGCGCCGCGCCCCTGGAGGAGTTCTTCGCCAGGCAGCGATTGGGGTGA
- a CDS encoding tRNA adenosine deaminase-associated protein has translation MGAQRASAQGLSADTPDGFGVAVVREEGKWRCSAMAPKSLTSLQAAETELRELRSAGAVFGLLDIDDEFFVILRPAPSGTRLLLSDATAALDYDIAAEVLDKLDADIDPEDLEDSDPFEEGDLGLLSDIGLPEAVLGVILDETDLYADEQLGRIAREMGFADELSAVIDRIGR, from the coding sequence ATGGGAGCACAACGGGCCTCAGCCCAGGGCCTGTCCGCCGACACGCCCGACGGCTTCGGCGTTGCGGTAGTGCGCGAAGAGGGCAAGTGGCGCTGTTCGGCGATGGCTCCCAAGTCGCTTACGAGCCTCCAGGCCGCCGAGACGGAGCTACGCGAACTGCGCAGCGCAGGAGCCGTGTTCGGCCTCCTCGACATCGACGACGAATTCTTCGTGATCCTGCGGCCGGCGCCGTCGGGGACCCGGCTGCTGCTCTCGGACGCCACCGCGGCCCTGGACTACGACATCGCCGCCGAGGTGCTGGACAAGCTGGACGCGGACATCGACCCCGAGGATCTGGAAGACTCCGACCCGTTCGAGGAGGGTGACCTCGGGCTGCTGTCCGACATCGGGCTGCCCGAGGCGGTGCTGGGCGTGATCCTCGACGAGACCGACCTGTACGCCGACGAGCAGCTGGGCCGCATCGCCCGGGAGATGGGCTTTGCGGACGAGCTGTCGGCGGTGATCGACCGCATCGGTCGGTGA
- a CDS encoding prephenate dehydrogenase has translation MLGLGLIGGSIMRAAGAAGREVFGYNRSVEGAHGAVADGFDATTDLTATLTRAAATGALIVLAVPMPALPSMLAHIRELAPRCPLTDVTSVKCAVLDQVAAAGLRERFVGGHPMTGTAHSGWAAGHVGLFTRTPWVVSVDDHVDPVVWSMVMTLALDCGAMVLPAKSDEHDAAAAAISHLPHLLAEALAVIAADVPLAFALAAGSFRDGTRVAATAPDLVRAMCEGNSRELLAAADRAIDLLSSARESLKTHNSVAELVEAGHAARTRYDSFPRSEIFHIVIGAERWRDELAAAGRAGGVIRSALPSRDSPE, from the coding sequence GTGCTGGGTCTAGGGCTCATCGGCGGCTCGATCATGCGGGCCGCGGGGGCGGCCGGCCGCGAGGTGTTCGGCTACAACCGCTCGGTCGAGGGCGCGCACGGCGCGGTCGCCGATGGCTTCGACGCCACCACCGATTTGACCGCCACGCTCACCCGGGCCGCCGCTACCGGCGCGCTGATCGTGCTGGCCGTCCCGATGCCGGCGCTGCCGAGCATGCTGGCCCACATCCGCGAGCTGGCGCCGCGCTGCCCGCTCACCGACGTCACCAGCGTCAAATGCGCGGTGCTCGACCAGGTCGCCGCGGCCGGGCTGCGGGAGCGCTTCGTCGGCGGCCACCCGATGACGGGCACCGCGCACTCGGGGTGGGCCGCCGGCCACGTCGGGTTGTTCACCAGGACCCCGTGGGTCGTGAGCGTGGACGACCACGTCGACCCGGTGGTGTGGTCGATGGTGATGACACTGGCGCTGGACTGCGGCGCGATGGTGTTGCCCGCCAAGTCCGACGAGCACGACGCCGCGGCGGCCGCCATCTCGCACCTTCCGCACCTCCTCGCCGAGGCACTGGCCGTCATCGCCGCGGACGTGCCGCTGGCCTTCGCGCTGGCCGCCGGGTCGTTCCGCGACGGGACCCGGGTGGCGGCAACGGCCCCCGACCTGGTCCGGGCGATGTGCGAGGGTAACTCCCGCGAGCTCCTGGCGGCGGCGGACCGGGCCATCGACCTGCTGAGCAGCGCACGCGAGTCGCTGAAGACCCACAACTCGGTAGCCGAGCTGGTGGAGGCCGGCCACGCGGCGCGAACGCGCTACGACAGCTTCCCGCGCAGCGAAATCTTCCACATCGTGATAGGCGCTGAGAGATGGCGGGACGAGCTGGCCGCCGCGGGACGGGCGGGCGGGGTGATCAGATCCGCTCTGCCAAGCCGGGATAGTCCAGAATGA
- a CDS encoding putative glycolipid-binding domain-containing protein, whose translation MSSAPSDPHRRVWQAMLTWRAQDVSRMESVRVQVSGKRIRANGRIVAAATAANPAFGAYYELQTDETGATKRFGLTVTLAERERQLAIARDEENMWLVTDHHGERRAGYNGALDVDVVFSPFFNALPIRRLGLHERADSVTLPMVYVNVPEMTVTAATVSYTSEGRLDGIKLRSPVADTVVSVDEEGFILDYPGLAERI comes from the coding sequence GTGAGTTCAGCCCCCTCCGATCCCCACCGGCGCGTATGGCAAGCGATGTTGACCTGGCGCGCACAGGATGTCTCACGCATGGAGTCGGTGCGAGTCCAGGTGTCCGGCAAGCGGATTCGGGCCAACGGCCGCATCGTCGCCGCGGCCACCGCGGCGAACCCGGCGTTCGGCGCCTACTACGAGCTGCAGACTGACGAGACCGGCGCCACCAAGCGCTTCGGGTTGACCGTCACGCTGGCCGAACGGGAACGTCAGCTCGCCATCGCCCGCGACGAGGAGAACATGTGGCTGGTGACCGACCACCATGGGGAGCGGCGCGCGGGCTATAACGGAGCTCTCGACGTCGACGTGGTGTTCAGCCCCTTCTTCAACGCGCTGCCGATCCGGCGCCTCGGCCTCCACGAGCGGGCCGACTCGGTGACCCTGCCGATGGTCTACGTGAACGTGCCGGAGATGACGGTCACCGCTGCGACGGTGAGCTACACCAGCGAGGGGCGTCTGGACGGCATCAAGCTGCGCTCCCCGGTCGCCGACACCGTCGTGAGCGTCGACGAAGAGGGGTTCATTCTGGACTATCCCGGCTTGGCAGAGCGGATCTGA
- a CDS encoding ABC transporter permease, with amino-acid sequence MNFVGQAVSYLLTADNWTGPVGLAARIVEHVEYTAIAVGASILIAVPIGLIIGHTGRGTLLVVGAVNSLRSLPTLGVLLLGVLLFGLGMGPPLVALTLLGVPPLLAGTYAGVAGVERTVVDAARAIGMTEAQVLLRVEAPNALPLILGGLRNATLQVVATTTVAAYASLGGLGRYLIDGIKEREFQLALVGALMVAVLALALDGLLAIAVWASVPGTDRLRGRADHTNRLTCRGSRPRSTVDG; translated from the coding sequence GTGAACTTCGTGGGACAGGCGGTTTCCTACCTGCTGACCGCCGACAACTGGACCGGTCCCGTCGGGCTGGCGGCGCGCATCGTGGAGCACGTCGAGTACACCGCGATCGCGGTCGGCGCGTCGATACTGATCGCCGTCCCGATCGGGCTGATCATCGGGCACACCGGCCGCGGCACGCTGCTGGTGGTGGGTGCGGTCAACTCGCTGCGCTCGCTGCCGACGCTGGGCGTGCTGCTGCTGGGCGTGCTGCTGTTCGGGCTGGGGATGGGGCCGCCCCTGGTGGCGCTGACGCTGCTCGGCGTGCCACCGCTGCTGGCCGGCACCTACGCGGGCGTCGCCGGCGTCGAGCGGACCGTCGTGGACGCGGCCCGCGCGATCGGCATGACGGAGGCCCAGGTGTTGTTGCGTGTCGAGGCGCCGAATGCGCTGCCGCTGATCCTCGGTGGGCTGCGGAACGCGACCCTGCAGGTGGTCGCGACCACGACGGTGGCCGCCTACGCCAGCCTCGGCGGGCTGGGCCGCTATCTGATCGACGGGATCAAGGAGCGGGAGTTCCAGCTGGCGCTGGTCGGTGCGTTGATGGTGGCGGTGTTGGCGCTGGCTCTGGACGGCCTGCTGGCGATTGCGGTGTGGGCGTCGGTGCCGGGGACCGATCGCCTGCGCGGCCGAGCTGATCACACTAACCGACTAACGTGCCGCGGCTCGCGGCCACGTTCTACGGTAGACGGGTGA
- a CDS encoding ABC transporter permease, whose amino-acid sequence MHYLLTHLGQAWALTRVHLRLSLVPVLIGLAIAVPLGVLVQRAPAARRLTTIIAGVVFTIPSLALFVVLPVIIGTRILDEANVMVALSAYTAALLVRAVPEALDAVPAHVRDAATAVGYPPIKRVLKVELPLSLPVLIAGLRVVVVTNIAMVSVGSVIGIGGLGTWFTEGYQTDKSDQIVGGIIALFVLAVVVDSLVMLAGRAATPWTRAAGTSRRRRVTAPVVGGAR is encoded by the coding sequence GTGCACTACCTGCTCACCCACCTCGGACAGGCCTGGGCCCTCACCCGGGTCCACCTGCGGCTGTCGCTGGTGCCGGTGCTGATCGGCCTGGCGATCGCGGTGCCGCTGGGTGTCCTTGTGCAGCGCGCGCCGGCCGCCCGCCGGCTGACGACGATCATCGCCGGTGTCGTGTTCACCATCCCCTCGCTGGCACTGTTCGTGGTGCTGCCCGTAATCATCGGAACAAGGATCCTCGACGAGGCCAACGTCATGGTGGCGCTGAGTGCCTACACCGCGGCGCTGCTGGTGCGCGCGGTGCCCGAGGCGCTGGATGCGGTGCCGGCGCACGTGCGCGATGCGGCCACCGCGGTCGGGTACCCGCCGATCAAGCGTGTTTTGAAAGTCGAGCTGCCGCTGTCCCTCCCGGTGCTGATCGCGGGGTTGCGTGTGGTCGTGGTGACCAACATCGCGATGGTCTCGGTCGGTTCGGTGATCGGCATCGGCGGCCTGGGCACCTGGTTCACCGAGGGATATCAGACCGACAAGAGCGACCAGATCGTCGGCGGGATCATCGCGCTGTTCGTGCTGGCGGTCGTCGTCGACTCGCTCGTCATGCTGGCCGGCCGGGCGGCGACGCCCTGGACGCGCGCCGCCGGCACCAGCCGGCGGCGCCGGGTGACGGCTCCCGTGGTCGGCGGTGCCCGGTGA